One window of the Halobacillus litoralis genome contains the following:
- the mreBH gene encoding rod-share determining protein MreBH has translation MLSNAEIGIDLGTANILIYSKSKGILLNEPSVVAYNTETKSVVAVGKEAKEMVGKTPRNIIPVRPLRDGVIADYDMTAQMLKELLKKVSKKSGISMRKPTVVICTPSGSTSVERRAIHNAVKSYGAKDVHLIEEPIAAAIGADLPVDEPIANVVVDVGGGTSEVAIISFGGVVSCKSIRTGGDVMDEEIIQYVRKAYNVLIGERTAELIKMEIGYALIEHPEATMEVRGRDMVTGLPKTIELKSTEVQGALKESLEQLLETIRATLEECPPELSGDIVDHGVILTGGGALLNGMQDWLANEISVPVHMAPSPLESVAIGTGRSLKMIQKLQKASK, from the coding sequence ATGTTATCTAATGCAGAAATCGGTATCGATCTTGGTACTGCAAATATATTAATCTATTCAAAATCTAAGGGAATCCTTTTGAACGAACCATCCGTTGTAGCTTATAACACAGAAACTAAAAGTGTAGTGGCTGTAGGAAAAGAAGCAAAAGAAATGGTCGGAAAGACTCCTCGTAATATCATCCCTGTCCGCCCGTTACGTGATGGAGTCATCGCAGATTATGACATGACTGCCCAAATGTTAAAAGAATTGTTGAAGAAGGTCTCCAAAAAATCCGGAATTTCTATGCGCAAACCGACCGTTGTGATTTGCACTCCTTCAGGTTCTACTTCAGTCGAACGCCGCGCCATTCACAATGCTGTGAAAAGTTATGGTGCTAAAGATGTCCACTTGATTGAAGAACCGATCGCCGCGGCTATAGGAGCTGACCTACCTGTTGATGAACCGATCGCCAACGTTGTCGTCGATGTCGGAGGAGGTACAAGTGAGGTTGCTATTATTTCCTTCGGCGGTGTTGTATCCTGTAAATCCATCCGTACTGGTGGTGATGTGATGGATGAAGAAATCATTCAATATGTCCGAAAAGCGTACAACGTATTGATTGGTGAGCGTACAGCCGAACTCATTAAAATGGAAATCGGGTATGCCTTGATCGAGCACCCTGAAGCCACTATGGAAGTTCGTGGTCGTGATATGGTGACAGGACTCCCGAAAACCATCGAATTGAAATCAACAGAGGTTCAAGGAGCTCTTAAAGAATCATTAGAACAATTACTTGAAACTATCCGGGCGACTCTTGAGGAATGCCCACCGGAATTAAGTGGAGACATTGTCGACCATGGTGTTATTTTAACCGGAGGTGGCGCTCTCTTGAATGGCATGCAGGATTGGTTAGCTAATGAAATTTCCGTGCCCGTCCACATGGCGCCGAGCCCATTAGAATCCGTTGCCATCGGTACAGGACGGTCATTGAAAATGATTCAAAAACTGCAAAAAGCAAGTAAGTAA
- a CDS encoding YkgJ family cysteine cluster protein, with translation MNFLKHKEILNRCEKINQSYEIDEQFFDGIVDDLLDSEMDTETVILQGFEKLLAEVDHEIERMEDFSSMKPNCFMGCAFCCYFPIVMTKMEAKMMFQSIEKFSDERKTAIFNHWEQYYVQQEEKLTKAFAMDHEAPETKLEYKKLNLPCPMLDPETQLCMVYEVRPIPCRTYLNYSDPQVCAENHMPAEPFSYEFLYTFYFGAINELVQALYENGEEVFVDYPMDAWTYDYLPSWVKKWREGTLSEV, from the coding sequence ATGAATTTTTTAAAACATAAAGAAATATTGAATAGATGTGAAAAAATCAATCAATCCTACGAAATTGACGAGCAATTCTTTGATGGTATCGTTGATGATCTTTTAGATAGTGAAATGGACACTGAGACGGTTATCCTGCAAGGGTTCGAAAAATTATTGGCAGAAGTCGACCATGAAATTGAGCGTATGGAGGATTTCAGTTCTATGAAGCCGAATTGTTTTATGGGATGTGCTTTTTGTTGTTATTTTCCTATTGTCATGACTAAGATGGAAGCGAAAATGATGTTCCAATCCATTGAAAAGTTTTCGGATGAACGGAAAACGGCTATTTTTAATCACTGGGAGCAGTATTACGTTCAGCAAGAGGAAAAATTGACGAAAGCTTTTGCGATGGACCATGAAGCGCCAGAAACTAAATTGGAATATAAAAAACTGAATTTACCCTGCCCCATGCTTGATCCTGAGACTCAGCTTTGTATGGTTTATGAGGTGCGTCCTATTCCTTGTCGGACGTATTTGAACTACAGTGATCCTCAAGTTTGTGCAGAAAACCATATGCCGGCTGAACCGTTCAGTTATGAGTTCCTTTACACTTTTTACTTTGGTGCAATCAATGAATTGGTTCAGGCTCTTTATGAAAACGGTGAAGAGGTATTCGTAGATTATCCGATGGATGCATGGACCTATGACTATCTTCCTTCATGGGTGAAAAAATGGAGAGAGGGGACGTTAAGTGAAGTATAA